In Mastigocladopsis repens PCC 10914, a single window of DNA contains:
- a CDS encoding aromatic ring-hydroxylating dioxygenase subunit alpha, whose translation MELAPTLTSQTVQNAVRQVGINPNYWYAVGWASQLKPGSIMPVVIWQQAIAIYRDESGQLHALEDVCPHKGVALHKGKVQGCNLACAYHGWEFNPQGNCVGIPYLPKEQKLPRAQARSYPIQEKYDLIWVFLGDSTLAQTCQPPDIPEFDQSDWFMVPVPAKINAHFSICNENSMDVFHGFLHQNLQGWFDPVLISLQETDTSVRTEYLVSYKGHMAKFLGLSERADQVTTLPVSTEYRYPYFYSSLEGISTLYLMRLPVGPTESRSIALFFFKIRFPKWILRPLKPLLQAFIEHFVLRKFLAQDIEMIENEQRTYLENPHRRYVEINPAIIAVQRLAIRQYEQYMQNKNEKNSELKQIRTQN comes from the coding sequence ATGGAACTGGCTCCGACCTTAACAAGCCAGACAGTTCAAAATGCTGTCCGACAAGTAGGCATCAACCCCAATTACTGGTACGCGGTTGGTTGGGCAAGCCAACTCAAGCCCGGTAGCATCATGCCCGTAGTAATTTGGCAGCAAGCAATTGCCATTTACCGCGATGAGAGCGGTCAGCTGCATGCCTTAGAGGATGTATGCCCTCACAAAGGCGTAGCGTTGCACAAGGGCAAAGTACAAGGCTGCAACTTGGCTTGTGCTTATCATGGCTGGGAATTTAACCCTCAGGGTAATTGCGTTGGCATTCCTTACCTTCCTAAAGAACAAAAACTTCCCCGCGCCCAAGCCCGCAGTTATCCAATTCAGGAAAAATACGATCTCATCTGGGTTTTCCTTGGTGATTCCACCTTAGCCCAAACCTGTCAGCCACCCGATATTCCTGAATTTGACCAATCTGACTGGTTTATGGTTCCTGTCCCTGCCAAAATCAATGCACATTTTTCTATCTGCAATGAAAACTCTATGGATGTCTTCCATGGTTTTCTACATCAAAATTTGCAGGGCTGGTTCGACCCAGTCTTAATTAGTTTACAAGAGACTGACACATCAGTTCGTACCGAATATCTGGTTTCCTATAAAGGTCATATGGCCAAGTTCTTAGGATTGAGTGAACGAGCTGACCAGGTGACAACCCTACCTGTCTCAACTGAGTATCGCTACCCTTACTTTTACAGTTCTCTGGAGGGAATTTCTACTCTATACCTGATGCGGCTGCCGGTAGGACCAACTGAATCTCGGTCGATTGCCTTGTTTTTCTTCAAAATTCGCTTTCCCAAATGGATACTCAGACCACTCAAGCCACTGCTACAAGCCTTCATCGAACACTTTGTGTTGCGGAAATTTCTAGCCCAAGACATCGAAATGATAGAAAATGAGCAGCGAACCTATTTAGAGAATCCGCATCGGCGCTATGTGGAAATTAACCCGGCTATTATTGCGGTTCAGCGGCTGGCTATCCGGCAGTACGAGCAATATATGCAAAATAAGAATGAAAAGAACTCAGAACTCAAGCAGATCAGAACTCAGAATTAA
- a CDS encoding MFS transporter, producing the protein MLSVFNDFRLLVLLAAGSLTTMAGGVVAPIMPEMIQQLHLNPGLAGNLVSIHCLTIALFSPLFGILADRIGRVRVLVASLVLYALFGTAGAFMHSLGLLLVMRGLLGAASGGIAAASLGLLTSMYEGEARSQALGHATSTLTIAGIFFPLLGGWVGATHWQFAFYLYGLGLPLAFMAAFILRKSIPTKATAVQSRHKLSQVLGHGYTLWLLLSLSLASIAMYTVVIYAPLYLKATIGAGAALNGVVLASRAVGAASISAFGARQFAQSFGLERSTALGFGLMAVTLGTIPFLRQLGLIVLTAVLFGVGFGIVLPNLYNALANLAPAKLRSSVLAAGTGAGFLGQFLCPILLGPVLSYGRLEEVFYTAASVCLVAGLLLFLVATNTKYVNRNPPDLPEA; encoded by the coding sequence ATGTTAAGTGTGTTCAATGATTTTAGATTGTTAGTACTACTGGCGGCAGGGTCTCTAACCACAATGGCTGGGGGAGTTGTTGCTCCAATCATGCCAGAGATGATTCAACAACTCCACCTTAACCCAGGGTTAGCAGGTAATCTCGTAAGTATACATTGCTTGACAATTGCTCTATTTAGCCCTCTATTCGGTATCTTAGCAGACAGAATTGGTCGGGTACGTGTGCTAGTAGCCTCTTTGGTTCTCTACGCGCTGTTTGGCACGGCAGGAGCTTTCATGCACTCATTAGGCTTATTGTTAGTGATGCGGGGGTTGCTGGGCGCAGCAAGTGGTGGAATTGCCGCAGCTAGTCTAGGCTTGCTGACGAGTATGTATGAAGGTGAGGCGCGATCGCAAGCCTTGGGTCACGCAACCAGTACCCTCACAATTGCTGGCATTTTCTTCCCTCTATTGGGTGGCTGGGTCGGTGCAACTCACTGGCAATTTGCTTTTTATCTGTATGGATTAGGATTGCCCCTAGCGTTCATGGCAGCCTTCATCCTAAGGAAATCGATACCGACGAAAGCGACTGCAGTCCAATCGCGCCACAAACTCAGCCAAGTTTTAGGGCATGGCTATACATTATGGTTGTTACTGTCCCTTAGTCTGGCATCAATCGCGATGTATACTGTGGTCATCTATGCACCGCTCTACCTCAAAGCAACGATTGGAGCCGGAGCAGCCCTGAATGGCGTTGTCCTAGCATCACGGGCAGTTGGGGCTGCTAGTATATCAGCATTTGGAGCTAGGCAGTTCGCTCAAAGCTTCGGCTTAGAGCGTTCCACAGCACTCGGCTTTGGATTGATGGCTGTAACATTGGGAACGATCCCGTTCCTGCGCCAACTAGGCTTGATTGTGCTGACAGCGGTGCTTTTTGGCGTGGGATTTGGCATTGTGCTACCCAACCTCTACAACGCCCTCGCAAACCTAGCCCCTGCAAAACTGCGCTCAAGTGTGCTAGCAGCTGGAACGGGTGCTGGTTTCTTAGGACAGTTCCTTTGTCCCATCCTACTTGGACCAGTGCTCAGTTATGGCAGACTCGAAGAAGTCTTTTATACCGCAGCAAGTGTATGTCTGGTGGCAGGGCTATTGCTGTTCCTAGTTGCTACAAATACTAAATACGTTAATCGGAATCCTCCCGATCTTCCGGAAGCCTAA
- a CDS encoding GH3 auxin-responsive promoter family protein translates to MTNFLLLPLTVVAERAKENFVKKTRQTDAVQEQFLHQLLLAHKDTEIGRKYGLRDIKTIEQFQKQIPVLPYSSYEAYTERIAQGEKNVLTPDPVVYLNLTSGSTGKKKLIPVTQKFQNSLRKANLSSIGFLIAALRARKLQFGKMLATNSVQLLGRTTGGIEYGPASVGVLRMGKFVYEQLFAHPYETLLPGDSLARHYISLLFALSEASVRGIGANFPMLVLRTCQYLERYTEDLLQDLEKGTIASWLELEPELRSKLEQRWSAKPSRSQQLREIWKSEGLLTPKLVWPKLSFVATARGGTSDFYFERFPTYFQDTPGFGAVYSSAEGTVGINHDLDNDGSILAIESGFFEFIPQDQWEAEHPKTVLANEVKTGKLYRIVMTNYSGFYRYDVGDVVEVLGFYEQAPRLVFRYRHGGLLSSITEKTTEFHVTQVMQTLQQEFGISLEDFCITLTANDIPAHYLVNIELASGQKLNVPQAFLERFDHKLKEIHTSYEVKRPGQIPPPRLRILAPGSFTILRQRQLQKGIPDSQLKFPHISEDRSFLAGLKVEQEVRLPEDREDSD, encoded by the coding sequence ATGACCAATTTCTTGCTGCTACCTTTGACGGTTGTTGCTGAACGTGCTAAAGAAAATTTTGTTAAGAAAACCCGTCAAACCGATGCGGTGCAGGAGCAGTTTTTACACCAACTGTTACTCGCTCATAAAGATACCGAAATTGGTCGCAAATATGGGCTAAGAGATATCAAAACTATTGAGCAATTTCAAAAGCAGATTCCAGTTCTGCCTTACAGTAGCTATGAAGCGTATACCGAACGAATTGCCCAAGGTGAAAAAAATGTTTTAACCCCTGATCCAGTTGTTTATTTAAATCTTACAAGTGGTTCAACTGGAAAAAAGAAACTCATCCCAGTTACTCAGAAATTTCAGAATTCTTTGCGAAAGGCTAACCTAAGCAGCATTGGCTTTTTAATTGCAGCTTTACGAGCCAGGAAATTACAGTTTGGCAAAATGTTAGCAACTAACTCAGTACAACTGTTAGGACGTACAACTGGGGGTATTGAGTACGGTCCAGCGAGTGTCGGAGTCCTTCGTATGGGCAAGTTTGTCTACGAGCAACTGTTTGCTCACCCTTACGAGACTCTGTTGCCTGGCGATAGCCTAGCCCGCCACTACATCTCCCTGCTTTTTGCCCTCAGCGAAGCGTCCGTGCGGGGAATAGGGGCAAACTTTCCCATGCTCGTCCTGCGAACCTGCCAATACTTGGAGCGCTATACTGAAGACCTGCTCCAAGACTTAGAAAAAGGGACTATAGCGAGTTGGTTGGAACTGGAACCCGAATTGCGATCCAAATTAGAGCAAAGATGGTCAGCAAAACCCAGCCGTAGTCAACAATTACGAGAAATCTGGAAGTCAGAAGGACTGCTCACCCCAAAACTTGTTTGGCCGAAACTATCCTTTGTCGCAACAGCACGCGGAGGAACGTCAGATTTTTACTTTGAACGGTTTCCCACCTACTTTCAAGACACCCCAGGATTTGGTGCAGTCTACTCATCTGCAGAAGGGACTGTTGGGATTAACCATGACCTTGATAACGATGGCAGCATTCTAGCAATTGAAAGTGGCTTTTTTGAGTTTATTCCGCAAGACCAGTGGGAAGCAGAGCATCCGAAAACGGTACTTGCCAATGAAGTCAAGACAGGAAAACTCTACCGGATCGTCATGACCAACTATAGTGGTTTCTATCGTTACGATGTTGGGGATGTTGTGGAAGTCTTGGGGTTTTACGAGCAAGCTCCACGACTCGTATTCCGTTATCGTCATGGTGGACTGCTTTCTTCGATAACGGAAAAGACAACAGAATTTCATGTGACTCAGGTGATGCAGACACTCCAACAAGAATTTGGCATAAGCTTAGAGGATTTTTGTATTACCTTGACAGCAAATGATATTCCTGCCCATTATCTAGTCAACATTGAACTCGCCTCCGGTCAAAAGCTGAATGTTCCTCAAGCCTTTCTAGAGAGGTTTGACCACAAGCTAAAGGAAATTCATACTTCCTATGAAGTCAAGCGCCCAGGTCAAATCCCACCGCCTCGGCTGAGGATTTTAGCCCCTGGAAGCTTCACTATCCTCCGCCAACGTCAGCTGCAAAAGGGAATTCCCGATTCTCAACTGAAATTTCCCCATATCAGCGAAGACCGGAGTTTTCTCGCTGGACTGAAGGTAGAGCAGGAAGTTAGGCTTCCGGAAGATCGGGAGGATTCCGATTAA
- a CDS encoding SGNH/GDSL hydrolase family protein encodes MRNKNIKKAILITGSLLPFLLPLQATAATFNKMYVFGDSLSDTGNVFNVTQVANQLNPTISIDPPSPPYFNGRYSNGLIWVDYLADALGVNLTPSTNLAVGSPITITPSGEFGVNSLFNGATTTQSVNFAFGGATSGLGNASDPSLPGVLTEIEAFTSDLARVNQSADSEALYIVWAAGSNDISAGNLSSTVFAENVSQGVTSLFNAGARNIMVLNTPDLGNTPSARSLGSNVSTLLTQLSLANNSSLAITFNNLNQTLPGINLIPIDVNSLFQEAIANPTKFGFSNVTEACLDSVTLIACTNPNEYLFWDSIHPTTAAHAIVGELAFEKLKSKPAAVPEPTSSASLGMLMLVWLLRTVTGASKSFWRRCHPVRHS; translated from the coding sequence ATGAGAAACAAAAATATCAAAAAAGCAATCTTAATAACAGGATCTCTGTTACCTTTTCTGTTGCCTCTGCAAGCAACAGCCGCAACTTTTAATAAAATGTATGTTTTTGGTGACAGTCTATCCGATACTGGCAATGTATTTAATGTCACTCAAGTTGCTAATCAACTCAATCCTACCATATCAATCGACCCGCCAAGCCCACCCTACTTTAATGGACGTTATTCCAATGGTCTGATCTGGGTGGATTATCTAGCAGATGCTTTGGGAGTAAACCTGACTCCATCCACTAACTTGGCTGTAGGTTCTCCTATCACAATCACTCCGAGTGGTGAATTTGGAGTGAATTCTTTGTTCAATGGTGCGACGACCACCCAAAGCGTTAACTTTGCCTTCGGCGGTGCGACATCAGGCTTAGGTAACGCTAGCGATCCAAGTTTACCAGGAGTGCTGACGGAAATAGAAGCATTTACAAGCGACTTGGCGCGAGTCAATCAGTCTGCTGATTCGGAAGCGCTGTATATTGTATGGGCTGCTGGTTCTAATGATATCAGTGCTGGTAACTTAAGTAGTACGGTATTTGCGGAAAATGTATCCCAAGGGGTAACATCGCTGTTTAATGCCGGTGCGAGAAACATCATGGTGCTTAACACGCCTGATTTGGGAAACACACCCAGCGCGCGTAGCCTTGGTTCCAATGTTTCTACTTTGCTGACTCAATTGAGTTTGGCTAATAACTCCAGTTTAGCCATCACCTTCAACAACTTAAATCAAACACTTCCAGGCATCAACTTAATACCTATTGATGTCAATTCTTTATTTCAAGAAGCGATCGCCAATCCAACAAAATTTGGTTTCTCAAATGTCACTGAAGCTTGCTTAGATTCAGTCACTTTGATCGCCTGTACTAACCCAAACGAATATTTATTTTGGGACAGCATCCATCCGACGACCGCAGCCCATGCGATAGTAGGAGAATTAGCCTTTGAGAAACTGAAGTCCAAGCCTGCGGCTGTGCCAGAACCAACGTCTTCAGCATCTCTAGGGATGCTCATGCTTGTATGGTTGCTGCGGACTGTAACAGGGGCTAGTAAAAGTTTCTGGCGGCGTTGTCACCCCGTCAGACATTCTTGA
- a CDS encoding sterol desaturase family protein, with protein sequence MTALEKLSVSPAFSVGVGIACFALAFVLASLVEYWLHRLMHISPRIGERHRDHHRRNEGQGVLWEFRDYVRGSFVVMCLMFFYSWEAGIGWFLGGLVYAAFSAYAHQLQHENPTKCFWMKMPVHYVHHKYGMWHHNFGLAVDWWDHVFGTYKPVEWLGEEELSQQPRGYLQLRWR encoded by the coding sequence ATGACCGCGTTGGAGAAGCTTTCCGTTAGTCCAGCCTTCTCCGTAGGAGTAGGAATCGCCTGTTTTGCCCTAGCGTTTGTCTTGGCTAGTTTAGTGGAATATTGGCTACATCGCTTAATGCACATCTCACCCCGGATTGGTGAACGTCACCGCGACCATCACCGTCGCAACGAAGGACAAGGGGTGCTGTGGGAGTTTCGAGACTATGTCAGGGGCAGTTTTGTGGTCATGTGCTTAATGTTTTTCTACTCTTGGGAAGCTGGAATCGGTTGGTTCCTCGGCGGACTAGTTTATGCCGCCTTCTCAGCTTATGCCCATCAGCTACAGCACGAAAACCCAACCAAGTGCTTCTGGATGAAGATGCCGGTTCACTACGTACATCACAAATACGGTATGTGGCATCACAACTTTGGCCTAGCAGTGGATTGGTGGGATCATGTTTTTGGCACTTACAAACCTGTTGAATGGCTGGGTGAAGAGGAACTGAGTCAGCAGCCACGGGGTTATTTACAACTCCGGTGGAGGTAG
- a CDS encoding Mpo1-like protein: MSYFQEAKTHFVASHRHPINQILHHLTNILAIAAVVSLFYDWRWTLVCLVLTQVFALGGHAFFEKNEPAFVKYPGITILVSIMWSFENLFGLRQAWAYFKRQTA; encoded by the coding sequence TTGAGCTACTTCCAGGAAGCCAAAACCCACTTTGTGGCGAGTCATCGGCATCCCATCAACCAGATTTTGCACCACTTAACGAACATCTTGGCGATCGCAGCTGTCGTTTCGCTGTTCTACGATTGGCGGTGGACGCTCGTTTGCTTGGTGCTCACCCAAGTTTTTGCTCTGGGCGGACATGCATTTTTTGAGAAGAATGAACCCGCTTTTGTCAAGTATCCCGGGATTACTATCTTAGTCTCGATCATGTGGTCGTTTGAGAACTTGTTTGGTCTACGTCAAGCTTGGGCTTACTTTAAGCGCCAGACTGCCTAA
- a CDS encoding amidohydrolase family protein, producing MYKGLVVIDADAHKIENPLVMRDYLEREFRDRIGLVSDSLGDQRARIMDFNPVTGKNDLMRMFPQPQGLGKGGFRTLHPDTTLGAMFNRVRIEHMDQEGVDVHVIYGTLNLIFSSIMDKDLGVALCRAYNSYIADDCRGYDNRLKPIGVLPLQDVDAAVAEMHRCVNELGMIGVAVAPNLAIPHPKAPEAFPEIRTCKAISHPDFRPILQAAVDLNVALGIHGGPGSSMVGGIADHMETFVLTHVFVQRNQQQLALARMIFDGAFEQFPTLRVGFLEGGCGWLPDLAHAFHEHWEKRIRDFDPKHPYRPSLMEFTKLMIQERGTHNNINLISQAKNLFDLLWNAQHDPTQIDDASLYEHYELRHRDPMEYFERGQIFTSFESDDPAPAYLPAGMGDVGKRVACFSGDYGHWDGVLHNCVKDAASVADYDREHLELLLGGNALSLYGDRLRQSLPIKLLEETSSLTSIVQD from the coding sequence ATGTACAAAGGTCTAGTGGTAATTGATGCAGATGCCCATAAGATAGAAAATCCCTTAGTGATGCGGGATTATCTTGAGCGGGAGTTTCGCGATCGCATTGGTTTAGTCAGCGATAGTCTCGGCGACCAACGGGCGCGAATCATGGATTTTAACCCGGTAACGGGTAAAAATGACTTGATGCGGATGTTCCCGCAACCTCAGGGGCTGGGTAAAGGTGGTTTCCGGACGCTTCATCCCGACACAACTCTAGGCGCTATGTTCAATCGCGTACGGATTGAACATATGGATCAAGAAGGTGTTGATGTTCATGTCATTTATGGCACGCTCAACTTAATCTTCTCTAGCATTATGGACAAGGACTTGGGCGTAGCACTTTGTCGTGCCTACAACAGTTACATTGCCGATGACTGCCGGGGATACGATAATCGGCTCAAACCAATTGGTGTCTTACCTCTACAAGACGTAGACGCTGCGGTTGCGGAAATGCATCGTTGCGTTAATGAACTCGGCATGATTGGCGTTGCTGTTGCCCCGAACTTAGCAATCCCCCATCCCAAAGCACCAGAAGCATTCCCAGAGATCCGCACTTGTAAAGCGATTAGCCATCCTGACTTTCGTCCCATCCTCCAAGCAGCAGTAGACTTGAATGTTGCTCTTGGTATTCACGGTGGTCCTGGTTCTTCCATGGTGGGTGGGATTGCAGACCATATGGAAACCTTCGTCCTCACGCACGTTTTTGTGCAGCGCAACCAGCAACAATTAGCTTTGGCGCGGATGATTTTTGATGGTGCATTTGAGCAATTCCCCACTTTGCGAGTAGGCTTTTTAGAAGGTGGTTGCGGTTGGTTGCCGGATCTTGCCCATGCCTTTCACGAGCATTGGGAAAAACGCATCCGCGACTTTGACCCTAAGCATCCTTATCGCCCCTCCTTGATGGAGTTCACCAAGCTGATGATTCAGGAAAGAGGCACGCACAACAATATCAACCTGATTAGTCAGGCGAAAAACCTCTTTGACCTTTTGTGGAATGCCCAGCATGACCCCACTCAGATTGATGATGCCAGCCTCTATGAACACTATGAACTTCGTCATAGAGACCCCATGGAGTACTTTGAGAGAGGTCAAATTTTCACCTCTTTTGAATCAGATGACCCCGCTCCTGCTTATCTTCCTGCTGGGATGGGGGACGTAGGTAAGCGTGTGGCTTGTTTCTCAGGCGATTACGGTCACTGGGACGGCGTACTCCATAACTGTGTTAAGGATGCTGCCTCTGTCGCCGATTATGACCGAGAGCATTTAGAACTCCTGCTTGGCGGCAATGCACTGTCTCTCTATGGCGATCGCTTGCGCCAATCCTTGCCCATTAAACTACTGGAGGAGACCTCGAGTCTAACCAGCATCGTTCAGGATTGA
- the ndhM gene encoding NAD(P)H-quinone oxidoreductase subunit M — protein MDNPMLLKSTTRHIRIFAAEIDRDGELVPSNQVLTLDIDPDNEFNWNEDALQKVYRQFDELVEAYSGTDLTDYNLRRIGSDLEHFLRSLLHKGEISYSLSGRVINYSMGLPQVASNENQESYGL, from the coding sequence ATGGACAACCCGATGCTGCTCAAGTCCACAACCCGGCACATACGGATTTTTGCCGCTGAAATAGACCGGGATGGAGAACTCGTTCCCAGTAATCAGGTTTTAACCTTGGATATTGACCCAGACAACGAATTCAACTGGAATGAAGATGCTCTGCAAAAGGTTTATCGCCAGTTTGATGAGCTGGTAGAAGCATATAGTGGTACAGACCTCACAGACTACAACTTACGCCGCATTGGCTCGGACTTAGAGCATTTTCTGCGCTCACTCCTGCACAAAGGCGAAATCAGCTACAGTCTGTCCGGACGTGTCATTAACTACAGCATGGGACTTCCCCAAGTTGCATCTAACGAAAATCAAGAGAGTTATGGGTTATGA
- a CDS encoding LeuD/DmdB family oxidoreductase small subunit: MTKVIRGKIFVLDDNIDTDQIIPAEYLTLVPSKADEYEKLGSYALAGLPNRYGKFIVPGEMKTTYPIIVAGENFGCGSSREHAPIALGASGVKAVVAQSYARIFFRNCAATGELYPWESLERLCNQFETGQEVSINFEGNQLINHTLGQIYNLKPLGDVGPVIDAGGIFAYARQTGMISSR, encoded by the coding sequence ATGACCAAAGTAATTAGGGGTAAGATTTTTGTTCTCGATGACAATATAGACACAGATCAAATTATTCCAGCCGAATATCTCACCTTGGTTCCTTCCAAAGCGGATGAGTACGAAAAGCTTGGAAGTTATGCTTTAGCTGGCTTACCCAATCGCTACGGCAAATTTATAGTTCCAGGCGAAATGAAAACAACCTACCCGATAATTGTGGCAGGAGAAAACTTTGGCTGCGGTTCCTCACGGGAACATGCCCCCATAGCCTTGGGCGCTAGTGGTGTCAAAGCAGTAGTTGCCCAGTCCTATGCCCGCATCTTTTTCCGCAATTGCGCTGCTACAGGTGAACTTTATCCTTGGGAGTCGCTGGAAAGGTTATGCAACCAGTTTGAAACAGGTCAAGAAGTATCAATAAATTTTGAAGGCAATCAATTGATAAACCACACCCTTGGTCAGATATACAACCTCAAACCCTTAGGAGACGTGGGACCAGTGATTGATGCAGGTGGTATCTTTGCCTATGCTCGTCAGACAGGCATGATTTCTTCCCGCTAA
- a CDS encoding Npun_R1517 family heterocyst differentiation transcriptional regulator, protein MNSEALQRQVNSIDVGVYECEIHLKFRLIEEKSLLGDRDQLLQVLLDALTEGSDDFLETLHTTVKAQEVPELKASPQMRRRLMRLRNSAEVSQ, encoded by the coding sequence ATGAACTCTGAAGCATTACAACGGCAGGTAAATAGTATCGATGTAGGTGTTTATGAGTGCGAAATCCATCTGAAATTCCGGTTAATAGAGGAAAAAAGTCTGTTAGGCGATCGCGACCAACTTCTGCAGGTACTGCTAGACGCTTTAACTGAGGGATCTGACGACTTTTTAGAAACCTTACATACAACTGTTAAGGCGCAAGAAGTGCCTGAGTTGAAGGCATCCCCGCAAATGCGACGTCGCCTGATGCGCTTACGCAACTCTGCTGAGGTGAGTCAATAG
- a CDS encoding response regulator transcription factor — MAAQLLLVDDEPGLREAVKDYLQESGFGVQVASNAREGWELMQQNTPDLVISDIMMPQVDGYQFLKQLREDPRFRSLPVIFLTAKGMTTDRIQGYQAGVDAYLPKPFDPDELVAIVENLLERRVARSPATSEDGEAPDITELANQIAQIKALLTQKNAIAQSPTPFAIDLTPREQSVLNLVAEGLMNKEIARRLETSVRNVEKYVSRLFSKTGTNSRTELVRFALEHGLAK; from the coding sequence ATGGCAGCTCAATTGTTACTGGTAGATGATGAACCGGGATTGCGTGAAGCCGTCAAAGACTATTTGCAAGAAAGCGGTTTTGGCGTTCAAGTTGCCAGTAACGCCCGAGAGGGCTGGGAGTTGATGCAGCAAAACACACCTGACTTAGTGATTTCTGACATCATGATGCCACAGGTGGATGGCTACCAGTTCCTCAAGCAACTGCGGGAAGATCCTCGCTTCCGATCGCTGCCAGTGATATTTCTCACTGCTAAGGGCATGACAACTGATCGCATCCAAGGTTATCAAGCTGGTGTTGATGCCTATCTGCCCAAGCCCTTTGATCCAGATGAGCTTGTGGCAATTGTTGAAAATTTACTGGAACGGCGCGTCGCTAGGAGTCCAGCGACAAGTGAAGACGGTGAAGCGCCTGATATCACCGAACTTGCCAATCAAATTGCCCAAATTAAAGCTTTGTTAACTCAAAAAAATGCAATAGCTCAATCTCCGACACCTTTTGCCATTGACTTAACCCCCAGAGAACAAAGTGTTTTAAACTTGGTTGCTGAGGGGTTGATGAATAAAGAAATCGCTCGTCGTTTAGAAACGAGCGTCCGAAATGTAGAGAAGTATGTTAGCCGTTTGTTCAGTAAAACCGGCACCAATAGCCGTACAGAGTTAGTTCGTTTTGCTTTAGAACACGGTCTTGCAAAGTAG
- a CDS encoding glycosyltransferase, with protein sequence MNSEAVETTTVNTFLPKVSVVVPIYNGEADLPELISCLLAQTYPKHRVEYLLVDNNSGDRTFALLKEAAENSSITIRPQSKNHIQSSYAARNAGIRAASGEILAFTDADCRPQPEWLNALIAPFVKSDVVIVAGEIVALPGRTLLEQHADRQETLSQKHTLAHPFCPYGQTANLAIRRQALEQVGLFRPYLTSGGDADICWRILRQNIGRLEFAPNAIVRHRHRATLKELESQWRRYGRSNRYLHELHGVDLMRDMTLTECFYRLGRWLVKEVPRDSVKALTGKARLIDLVSTPIGLYTARARAAGQREAKLPENAMIIERL encoded by the coding sequence ATGAATAGTGAAGCAGTTGAGACAACCACTGTTAATACCTTCTTACCAAAGGTATCAGTGGTTGTGCCTATTTATAATGGTGAGGCTGATTTACCAGAGTTGATCTCTTGTCTTTTGGCTCAAACTTACCCAAAACACCGGGTAGAGTATTTGCTGGTGGACAATAATAGTGGCGATCGCACTTTTGCCTTACTTAAAGAAGCTGCCGAAAATAGCTCTATCACAATTCGTCCCCAGAGCAAAAATCACATTCAAAGCTCCTACGCCGCCCGTAACGCTGGCATTCGCGCTGCAAGTGGTGAGATACTTGCCTTTACCGATGCGGATTGTCGTCCGCAACCCGAATGGCTTAATGCATTAATTGCGCCTTTCGTCAAGTCAGATGTTGTCATTGTTGCTGGTGAGATTGTGGCGCTACCGGGAAGGACACTGCTAGAACAACATGCAGATCGTCAAGAAACCCTCTCACAAAAGCACACCCTTGCTCATCCCTTCTGTCCCTACGGTCAAACTGCAAATTTAGCGATACGACGACAAGCTTTGGAACAAGTGGGTTTGTTTCGTCCTTATCTCACCAGTGGTGGGGATGCTGATATCTGTTGGCGAATTTTGCGGCAAAATATCGGACGTTTAGAATTTGCCCCCAATGCTATTGTAAGGCATCGCCACCGCGCCACCCTCAAGGAACTAGAAAGTCAATGGCGGCGCTACGGGCGCTCAAATCGTTATTTGCATGAACTCCACGGTGTCGATTTGATGCGCGACATGACCCTCACCGAATGCTTCTACCGTCTGGGACGTTGGTTGGTGAAGGAAGTCCCAAGGGACAGCGTGAAGGCTTTAACAGGTAAAGCTAGGCTTATCGATTTAGTAAGTACCCCAATTGGATTGTACACTGCTAGAGCGCGTGCTGCTGGGCAACGGGAAGCCAAGTTGCCGGAGAACGCCATGATAATTGAGCGGTTGTGA